The proteins below are encoded in one region of Betaproteobacteria bacterium:
- the pepA gene encoding flocculation-associated PEP-CTERM protein PepA, which yields MKTSLIRKGILASAVAATLGLGFAPQAMAVPGVFEVSPNNLGLTGYSPFNADQMLGNSSVLLTATDATHETGSGWINFTSFTLNNTPILAGASGINLGGANSYALYITFDQAATLTTGTINTPGSSGVLTSLNYTLWADVGSDSVFTNASASTATAATVTQNTADKKLATGSLISGVNGINALGGAFFNSVTTISLTADGSSYFTKPIPFFELAFEQFNNTSQGIEIVGNLVSINQETGSVDFNRIPEPASLALMGLGLLGLGASRRRNK from the coding sequence ATGAAAACCTCGCTTATACGTAAAGGCATTTTGGCATCTGCCGTTGCAGCCACACTCGGCTTGGGTTTTGCCCCGCAAGCCATGGCGGTTCCTGGTGTGTTCGAAGTCAGCCCGAACAACTTGGGCTTGACCGGCTATTCGCCGTTCAACGCTGATCAGATGCTCGGAAACTCTTCCGTTCTGCTGACGGCCACTGACGCCACACACGAAACCGGCTCAGGCTGGATCAACTTCACCAGCTTTACGTTGAACAACACGCCGATTTTGGCCGGCGCAAGCGGCATCAATCTGGGCGGTGCTAATTCTTACGCCCTGTACATTACCTTCGATCAAGCAGCAACTTTGACGACTGGTACAATCAATACACCGGGAAGCTCTGGGGTTCTGACGTCGTTGAATTACACCCTGTGGGCCGACGTGGGTTCAGACAGCGTCTTTACAAACGCTTCAGCATCAACCGCTACTGCTGCTACCGTAACCCAAAACACGGCGGACAAGAAATTGGCTACCGGAAGCTTGATTTCAGGCGTAAACGGCATCAATGCTCTTGGTGGCGCTTTCTTTAATTCGGTTACCACCATCAGCCTGACGGCAGACGGCAGTAGCTACTTCACCAAACCGATCCCTTTCTTTGAACTGGCCTTTGAACAGTTTAATAACACCAGTCAAGGTATCGAAATTGTTGGCAACTTGGTTTCAATTAACCAAGAAACAGGCTCGGTCGACTTCAACCGCATCCCGGAGCCGGCCTCTCTGGCGCTGATGGGACTTGGTCTTTTGGGCTTGGGTGCTTCCCGTCGCCGTAACAAATAA
- a CDS encoding acyltransferase — translation MRKISTKAVVQFFGMTSSNLIITCLAAWTAKDSFPDDFRGVLTLASAFVVFYFLTILLFRLRQRIAPIPNGNIKPGSAAENTAFVYMLHYILLFNPLIFSRFLPYPVLGMLLRALGAKIGTNSFCSGLMMDPQFVQIGKNSLIGNDAMLIAHIIEGDVLAYEPIVIGDNVTIGARAIIMAGVTIDDGALVGVQSVVPKGSHIKRDETWVGCPAKRIN, via the coding sequence GTGAGAAAGATATCAACCAAAGCGGTCGTACAGTTTTTTGGTATGACTAGTTCCAATCTGATAATCACGTGCCTTGCTGCTTGGACTGCTAAAGATAGTTTCCCTGATGATTTTCGTGGGGTGCTGACGCTGGCAAGCGCTTTCGTAGTGTTTTATTTTTTGACGATATTGCTTTTTAGATTGCGCCAACGTATTGCGCCGATTCCAAATGGAAATATCAAACCAGGTAGTGCAGCGGAGAACACTGCATTTGTGTATATGCTCCACTATATCCTGCTCTTTAATCCTCTAATATTTTCTAGATTTTTGCCATATCCGGTCTTGGGGATGCTACTTCGGGCCTTGGGGGCGAAAATAGGAACGAACAGTTTCTGCTCAGGCCTGATGATGGATCCCCAGTTCGTCCAAATCGGGAAGAATTCCCTAATCGGGAATGATGCAATGTTGATTGCTCATATTATTGAAGGGGATGTCCTCGCATATGAACCAATCGTGATTGGGGACAATGTCACCATCGGGGCTCGAGCCATCATTATGGCCGGGGTGACTATTGATGATGGTGCACTGGTCGGCGTTCAGTCAGTAGTGCCAAAGGGCAGTCATATCAAACGTGACGAAACGTGGGTTGGATGTCCGGCGAAACGTATCAATTAA
- a CDS encoding glycosyl transferase UDP-glucuronosyltransferase, with amino-acid sequence MIEDQDGRKKILFFAEGATLAHVARSLVLARSLDPARVDVVFARPKNYEWLTKNESFKIIDLSCQDPNEFSRRLERGLPLYDYPTLKSYVRDDLSLIDLVCPDVTIGDFRLSLSVSSRVRKIPFINLCDAYWSPEHSVKSVLPVFAFTRYLPIRFAELCFRVFSPLAFRIHAIPHERLRSEYGLSSLGYDLQKCYTDADLRLFANIPALFPDVEESESCAFIGPVAWSPENNADFALSADLSSEYFYVSMGSSGDTDVLFDILMALAKLGPQVIVSTAARWRWPDGSLPSNVKVFDFVPGDLVCKAARLVVCNGGSPTTNQALVNGVPVLGIAKNMDQFMNMRAIEKIGAGLTMRADRITRESVLNLANQLWTKDCYRINAVKLAQSAKQCLDSRSLEWFLAKLLNREALESCDITKQ; translated from the coding sequence ATGATTGAAGACCAAGACGGCCGTAAGAAAATCCTTTTCTTTGCAGAGGGGGCGACTCTTGCTCATGTTGCCAGATCCTTGGTTCTTGCAAGAAGTTTGGACCCGGCGAGGGTTGATGTGGTTTTTGCACGCCCAAAAAATTACGAATGGCTGACGAAAAATGAATCGTTCAAGATCATTGATCTGTCGTGTCAAGATCCCAATGAGTTTTCTAGGCGCTTGGAAAGAGGCTTGCCTTTATATGATTATCCGACGTTGAAAAGTTATGTACGGGATGATCTTTCGCTGATTGATTTGGTTTGTCCTGATGTGACCATCGGGGATTTTCGATTGTCACTGTCGGTCAGTTCGCGTGTTCGAAAAATTCCATTCATTAATTTGTGTGACGCTTACTGGAGTCCAGAGCATTCCGTAAAATCTGTGCTTCCAGTATTTGCATTTACACGTTATCTTCCGATTCGCTTTGCCGAACTTTGTTTTAGGGTGTTTTCGCCGCTGGCTTTCCGAATCCATGCAATACCTCATGAACGCTTGAGATCCGAATATGGCCTGTCATCGTTGGGCTATGATTTACAAAAATGCTATACCGACGCTGATCTCAGACTGTTTGCTAATATTCCTGCATTGTTCCCTGACGTTGAGGAGAGCGAAAGTTGCGCTTTCATCGGCCCGGTAGCCTGGTCTCCAGAAAATAACGCAGATTTTGCTTTATCTGCCGACCTGAGTAGCGAATATTTTTACGTATCTATGGGTAGCTCGGGTGATACGGATGTTTTGTTTGATATTTTGATGGCGTTGGCAAAGCTTGGTCCTCAAGTCATTGTTTCAACTGCAGCTAGATGGAGGTGGCCGGATGGTAGTCTTCCTTCTAACGTTAAAGTATTTGATTTCGTTCCGGGCGATTTGGTCTGTAAGGCAGCGCGATTGGTCGTTTGCAATGGCGGAAGTCCTACGACCAATCAAGCATTGGTGAACGGTGTTCCTGTCTTAGGTATCGCAAAAAACATGGATCAATTCATGAATATGCGAGCCATTGAGAAAATTGGTGCAGGCTTGACAATGCGTGCTGACCGTATCACAAGAGAGTCTGTGCTCAACTTGGCAAATCAACTTTGGACTAAGGATTGTTACCGAATCAATGCGGTGAAACTGGCCCAGTCTGCCAAGCAATGCCTTGATAGCCGTTCGCTCGAATGGTTTCTCGCCAAATTGCTTAATCGAGAAGCTTTGGAAAGTTGCGATATTACAAAGCAATAG
- a CDS encoding nitroreductase family protein gives MSSQALERILDLARWAPSGDNTQPWRFRIVDDFNVAVYGHDTRDNVLYDFDGHASHMAHGALLETIRIAASLEGMLASWEIDPMSDDRLPVYRVSLKPANGLERDPLAIYIQSRVVQRRSMRIVPLSNDEKNTLIKSVGEQFDLHFFETLGRRLSVARLLWKSAYLRLVSPEAYLVHKHVIEWSAQFSKDRIPEQAVGVDPFTARLMRWVMQSWERVDFFNKYAFGTILPRIQLDLLPAIMCSSHVLIRPKNAPSKLMDWVLMGVSMQRFWLTATALGYYVQPEMTPVIFRWYTRSGRQFSRKLGIAERASVLALEFEKMCSATPDTPFGFFARLGQSTRPTSRSLRVDLEKLMK, from the coding sequence ATGAGTAGTCAAGCGCTGGAAAGAATTTTGGATTTGGCTCGTTGGGCGCCTAGCGGTGATAACACTCAACCTTGGCGTTTTCGAATTGTTGATGACTTTAACGTAGCCGTGTATGGCCATGATACCCGAGATAATGTGCTTTACGACTTCGATGGCCATGCAAGCCATATGGCGCATGGGGCACTCTTGGAGACCATTCGCATAGCAGCGAGTTTGGAGGGTATGTTAGCCTCTTGGGAAATTGATCCGATGTCAGATGATCGACTCCCTGTTTATAGGGTATCCCTTAAACCAGCGAATGGATTGGAACGAGACCCTCTAGCTATTTATATCCAGTCTCGCGTAGTCCAAAGGCGCTCTATGAGAATAGTGCCACTGAGTAATGATGAGAAGAATACCCTGATCAAATCAGTAGGGGAGCAATTTGATCTTCATTTCTTCGAGACGCTAGGGCGTAGATTAAGCGTGGCAAGACTCCTTTGGAAAAGTGCTTATTTACGGTTGGTCTCCCCAGAGGCTTACCTTGTTCATAAACACGTTATCGAATGGAGCGCGCAATTCAGCAAAGACAGGATTCCTGAGCAGGCTGTTGGTGTTGATCCTTTTACCGCGAGGCTAATGCGATGGGTGATGCAGAGTTGGGAGCGCGTTGACTTTTTCAACAAATATGCTTTTGGAACAATATTGCCACGGATACAGTTGGACTTATTACCCGCAATTATGTGTTCATCGCATGTCTTGATTCGACCAAAAAATGCACCATCGAAACTAATGGATTGGGTATTAATGGGGGTATCGATGCAGCGGTTCTGGCTAACTGCGACAGCACTCGGCTATTACGTTCAACCGGAAATGACTCCGGTTATTTTTCGCTGGTACACGCGATCAGGACGACAATTCTCTCGAAAGCTAGGAATTGCAGAACGAGCTTCGGTTTTGGCACTTGAATTCGAAAAAATGTGTAGCGCAACGCCAGACACGCCTTTCGGCTTCTTTGCAAGATTGGGGCAATCTACTCGGCCCACATCACGCTCATTGAGAGTTGATCTTGAAAAGCTTATGAAGTGA
- a CDS encoding ThiF family adenylyltransferase, translated as MFDYEAAFSRNIGWVTESEQLKLRNARVAIGGLGGVGGVHLLTLARLGVGKFNIADFDVFDIVNFNRQVGATINTLHQSKIDVLADMARQINPGLELKLFPAGIQHDSLDDFLRGVDLYVDGLDFFAFSARRLTFAACERMGIPVVTAAPLGLGTALLVFAPSGMSFEDYFGFEGCDEMEMAIRFLVGLSPGMLQRGYVADMSRISLAERRGPSSIAACQLCAGVAAVEALKLLLGRGGVKLAPWGSQFDAYRMIYKKTWRPGGYRNPLQAVMRSLVRRQLQVMTKVVKR; from the coding sequence ATGTTCGATTACGAGGCGGCATTCTCGCGGAACATAGGTTGGGTTACAGAATCAGAACAGCTCAAGCTCAGAAATGCCCGGGTGGCGATCGGGGGGCTTGGTGGGGTTGGAGGGGTCCATCTCTTGACTCTTGCCCGGTTAGGAGTGGGTAAATTTAATATTGCAGACTTTGATGTTTTTGATATTGTTAATTTTAACCGACAAGTTGGGGCTACGATAAATACGCTTCACCAGTCCAAGATTGATGTGCTTGCAGATATGGCACGTCAAATCAACCCTGGCCTTGAGTTGAAGCTCTTTCCTGCTGGAATACAGCATGATTCATTGGACGACTTTCTTCGTGGAGTGGACCTCTATGTCGACGGGCTGGATTTTTTTGCTTTTTCTGCCCGGCGTTTGACTTTTGCTGCATGCGAACGTATGGGGATTCCGGTTGTAACGGCAGCACCATTGGGATTGGGAACGGCATTATTGGTATTTGCGCCAAGTGGAATGTCGTTTGAGGATTATTTTGGGTTTGAAGGCTGTGATGAAATGGAGATGGCAATTCGCTTCTTGGTAGGGCTTTCTCCAGGCATGCTGCAAAGAGGATATGTGGCTGACATGAGCCGTATCAGTCTTGCGGAGCGCCGTGGTCCCTCAAGCATTGCGGCTTGTCAGTTGTGTGCTGGCGTTGCTGCTGTTGAGGCACTAAAACTGTTACTTGGTCGTGGAGGGGTCAAGCTTGCGCCATGGGGAAGCCAGTTCGATGCCTATCGAATGATCTATAAGAAAACGTGGCGTCCAGGAGGGTACAGAAATCCGTTGCAAGCTGTAATGCGCTCATTGGTGCGCCGTCAACTTCAGGTTATGACCAAGGTGGTAAAGCGATGA
- a CDS encoding ABC transporter permease: protein MINIVTEALVALRNLKRNKNRTTIALITVASGLIAYMLAGGFIEWIFQGMREGAIRSQLGHIQIVRPGYFERGIADPYNFLLPANSKELSQIATLPDVREVSERLSFSGLISLGDTTVSFIGEGIQPNQETIISDAIYMRAGTNLESNNQRAALLGEGLAKNLGAKIGDNIVLLATAKNGTPNAIEVKVSGIFYTASKDYDDNALRLPIDFARKLMRVEGSTVWVLILKKTSLTDSVVVALKKFLPNTNFQIFAWIELADFYKKTVSLFGKQISLIKMIIALIIVLTISNSQNMSVMERTTEIGTMIAIGSRRSAILRMFILEGLMLGILGGIVGVSLGYSLAATLSFIGIPMPPPPGMEVGFTAEILVTPPLVIDAFALAMITTVFASLMPAIRASRLNIVDALRSNQ from the coding sequence ATGATCAATATCGTTACAGAGGCTCTTGTTGCGCTACGCAACCTGAAGCGAAATAAAAACAGAACGACAATTGCACTCATTACAGTTGCAAGTGGCCTGATTGCCTATATGTTGGCTGGAGGCTTCATCGAATGGATCTTCCAAGGCATGAGGGAAGGCGCCATTCGCTCACAACTGGGCCATATTCAGATCGTTCGACCAGGATATTTCGAACGAGGCATCGCCGACCCATACAATTTTCTGCTTCCGGCAAATTCAAAAGAATTAAGTCAGATCGCCACATTGCCAGATGTGCGAGAAGTATCGGAAAGACTTTCGTTTAGTGGACTTATCAGCCTTGGTGACACAACCGTAAGTTTCATTGGGGAAGGAATACAACCAAATCAAGAAACAATTATTAGCGATGCCATTTACATGCGGGCCGGCACAAATCTGGAGTCGAACAACCAGCGTGCCGCCTTACTTGGGGAAGGCTTGGCTAAAAACCTTGGGGCCAAAATAGGCGATAACATCGTCTTGCTTGCGACAGCAAAAAATGGCACCCCTAATGCAATTGAAGTCAAAGTCTCAGGAATATTCTATACAGCCTCCAAGGACTATGACGACAACGCATTGCGCCTCCCCATTGATTTTGCCAGAAAACTTATGCGTGTCGAAGGTTCGACTGTGTGGGTACTAATTTTGAAAAAAACCTCATTAACCGACTCTGTGGTTGTCGCCTTAAAAAAATTTCTTCCGAATACAAATTTTCAAATCTTTGCTTGGATTGAGCTCGCAGATTTCTATAAGAAAACCGTCAGTTTATTTGGAAAACAAATCAGTCTTATCAAGATGATCATCGCATTAATTATTGTATTAACAATTTCCAACTCGCAAAACATGAGCGTTATGGAAAGAACTACAGAGATTGGCACAATGATCGCTATAGGTTCCCGTCGCTCAGCAATACTTCGAATGTTCATTCTGGAAGGACTAATGCTTGGCATTCTCGGTGGGATAGTTGGTGTCTCGCTAGGATATTCGCTGGCGGCAACACTATCTTTCATTGGGATTCCCATGCCCCCTCCACCGGGTATGGAAGTTGGATTCACCGCAGAAATACTCGTTACACCACCTCTGGTGATTGATGCTTTCGCTCTCGCCATGATCACCACAGTGTTTGCAAGTCTAATGCCAGCGATTAGAGCCAGTCGCCTAAATATCGTGGACGCTTTGCGGAGCAATCAATGA
- a CDS encoding ABC transporter permease, translating into MRLSLAVRNLIRQRSRTATSLGAIIFGVASMIIVGGFVNDIFIQLGEATIHSQTGHIQLAKSGFWAARSRASDSFMIQSTEKLKLTIGALLETDQVVSRVNFVGMLNNGKRDLGIFGDGIEPDGEAHIGSFMRYIQGRPLADKDTDGMVIGQGVAQSLNLKVGDHATLVISLAQGAVNTLDFKVIGIFQSFSREFDARAVRIPLPAAQDLLDTRSVHLVITTLKLTNDSERIANMLKKALNDEGLDIMTWRELSDFYEKTVQLYEAQFGVLRLIIFLMVLLSVANSINMSLFERTREFGTLLALGETPNGVFKLILTETTLLGAFGAFLGILTGVGVAWVISLVGIEMPPPPNSNLGYSALIRLDPIAILTSGAIGFFATVFASLYPARRSTKINIIDALRHGV; encoded by the coding sequence ATGCGGCTATCTTTAGCCGTTCGAAATCTCATAAGACAACGCTCTCGCACCGCAACATCTCTGGGCGCCATTATCTTCGGCGTCGCGTCCATGATCATCGTTGGTGGATTTGTCAATGACATATTTATCCAACTTGGGGAGGCGACAATTCACTCGCAAACGGGTCATATCCAATTGGCCAAGAGCGGCTTTTGGGCTGCGCGATCTCGCGCATCTGATTCATTCATGATCCAATCTACGGAAAAGCTAAAGCTGACAATCGGAGCTCTTCTGGAAACCGATCAAGTGGTATCACGAGTTAATTTTGTTGGTATGTTAAACAACGGAAAACGTGACCTTGGCATTTTCGGTGACGGCATTGAACCAGATGGCGAAGCACATATTGGTAGCTTCATGCGTTACATCCAAGGTCGCCCACTAGCAGACAAAGATACAGATGGCATGGTAATTGGTCAGGGGGTTGCACAATCGCTGAATTTAAAAGTAGGCGATCACGCAACCTTAGTGATTAGTTTGGCGCAAGGAGCAGTCAACACGCTGGATTTTAAGGTTATAGGTATATTCCAGAGTTTTTCGAGAGAATTTGATGCTAGGGCAGTCCGAATTCCGCTACCAGCCGCGCAAGATCTTCTTGATACTCGTTCAGTGCACCTAGTTATCACAACACTCAAGTTAACAAATGACTCCGAACGAATCGCAAACATGTTGAAAAAAGCTCTCAATGATGAAGGCCTTGACATCATGACTTGGCGAGAGCTCTCAGACTTCTATGAAAAAACTGTTCAGCTTTATGAGGCACAGTTTGGAGTATTGCGACTGATAATTTTTCTAATGGTATTACTAAGCGTAGCGAACAGTATCAACATGAGTCTTTTCGAACGAACCAGAGAGTTCGGCACTTTGCTTGCTCTCGGAGAAACGCCGAACGGAGTATTCAAACTTATCTTGACCGAAACCACCTTGCTTGGTGCATTTGGCGCTTTCCTTGGAATTCTAACCGGTGTCGGTGTCGCTTGGGTCATCTCGTTAGTTGGCATCGAAATGCCGCCACCACCCAACTCAAATCTTGGGTATTCAGCTTTAATCCGACTTGACCCCATAGCTATCCTCACATCGGGCGCAATTGGATTCTTTGCTACTGTTTTCGCATCATTGTATCCAGCACGCCGCTCAACGAAGATCAACATTATCGATGCTTTGCGGCACGGCGTTTAA
- a CDS encoding polysaccharide biosynthesis/export family protein has product MSNLYSNLVTASKLLIASTIVWSLIGCSSNPPAPPLAATADYSYKIGPGDTLNIVVWRNPELSMSVPVRPDGKISAPLIDDLAAMGKDPTTLARDIEKELGKFIRDPVVTVIVTGFVGPYSEQIRVIGAATKPQILSYKQKMTILDVMIAVGGITDFADGNKATILRTSENNAQYKVRLKDLVKNGDVSANVEMKPGDVVIIPQSWF; this is encoded by the coding sequence ATGTCAAACCTCTATTCCAACTTGGTTACTGCATCAAAGTTATTAATTGCATCGACTATCGTTTGGTCCTTGATTGGTTGTAGCTCCAACCCTCCAGCACCACCTTTGGCCGCAACAGCAGATTACAGCTACAAAATTGGGCCAGGCGACACTCTCAATATTGTTGTTTGGCGCAATCCAGAACTATCCATGAGCGTTCCGGTGCGCCCTGATGGGAAGATTTCCGCCCCATTGATCGACGACTTAGCGGCAATGGGCAAAGATCCAACCACACTGGCTCGCGACATCGAGAAAGAACTGGGCAAGTTCATTCGTGATCCAGTTGTCACAGTTATCGTGACCGGTTTTGTTGGCCCATACAGTGAGCAGATTCGTGTCATCGGGGCAGCCACCAAACCGCAAATTCTTTCATACAAGCAAAAAATGACGATTTTGGATGTCATGATCGCTGTCGGAGGTATCACTGACTTTGCAGACGGCAACAAGGCAACCATCCTACGAACTTCTGAAAATAATGCCCAATACAAAGTACGCCTCAAAGATCTTGTCAAAAATGGTGATGTTTCAGCTAACGTGGAAATGAAACCTGGCGATGTAGTCATCATTCCGCAAAGCTGGTTTTAA
- a CDS encoding chain length-determining protein: MDEILRQALSVLRATWKHRRLGMLVAWVVGAIAAGVILRIPNQFEASARIYVDTQSILRPLMSGLAVQPNIKQQIMMLSRTLISRPNIEKLIRMADLDLNIKSKTQQDALIDSLTSTLKIQSLGRDNLYTISHRDPDPAKAQRVVQALVSIFIESSLGDKRQDTDSARKFLEEQIRNYEKKLEQGENRLKEFKLRNIDLATSEGRSGIDRLSELTTKLNTARLELREAEQSRDALRRQIVGEEPVLLPETSGSQSSISLPEIDGRIDVQKRNLDTLLQRYTEQHPDIIGTRRLIKDLEDQKRQELQARKKFAVANPGASVSNNPVYQQLKVSLAEAEANTASLRARVSEYEERYKRTTAVMKTQPQLETELAQLNRDYELDKKNYEQLVTRRDSAELTGDLDSAGSMADFRLIDPPRASSTPVAPNRLLLFPLGLVFAIVAGLFVAFAASQIRPVFFDSKTLRDTTDLPVLGVVSLIPNETRRIKERTSLRRFLLATAGLVLSYAIGLGLLTYLAQRAT, encoded by the coding sequence ATGGATGAAATTCTTCGCCAAGCTTTATCGGTCTTGCGCGCAACATGGAAGCATCGTCGGCTCGGCATGCTTGTCGCTTGGGTTGTCGGGGCCATTGCAGCCGGAGTAATTTTGCGTATTCCAAACCAGTTCGAAGCATCAGCCCGTATATATGTTGACACCCAATCTATCCTGAGACCGCTAATGTCGGGACTCGCTGTTCAACCGAATATTAAACAGCAAATCATGATGCTGAGTCGGACCCTTATCAGCCGCCCGAATATTGAAAAATTGATCAGAATGGCCGATCTTGATTTGAATATCAAAAGCAAAACTCAGCAAGACGCACTGATCGACTCTTTGACGAGCACACTAAAAATTCAGAGCTTGGGTAGGGATAACCTTTACACAATTTCACATCGCGACCCCGACCCAGCCAAGGCACAACGGGTTGTGCAAGCACTTGTGTCAATTTTCATTGAATCCAGCCTTGGCGACAAACGTCAGGACACCGACTCAGCCAGAAAATTTCTAGAAGAACAAATTCGTAATTATGAGAAAAAACTGGAGCAGGGCGAAAACCGTTTGAAAGAGTTCAAGTTAAGAAATATTGATCTTGCTACCAGCGAAGGAAGAAGTGGCATTGATCGCTTAAGTGAACTTACAACAAAGCTAAATACCGCTCGGCTCGAACTACGTGAAGCAGAACAATCGCGCGATGCCCTGCGACGGCAAATTGTGGGAGAAGAACCGGTGCTTCTTCCGGAAACATCGGGCAGTCAGTCAAGTATATCTCTTCCAGAAATCGATGGCCGAATCGATGTTCAAAAGCGAAATCTTGACACCTTACTCCAGCGTTACACCGAACAGCACCCTGATATTATTGGAACGCGACGCTTGATTAAGGATCTTGAAGATCAAAAGCGGCAAGAGCTCCAAGCTCGTAAAAAGTTTGCGGTCGCAAATCCAGGGGCGTCTGTAAGCAACAACCCAGTCTACCAGCAACTTAAGGTTTCGCTTGCTGAGGCAGAAGCTAATACAGCCTCGCTTCGGGCTCGAGTAAGTGAATACGAAGAGCGCTACAAGCGCACTACCGCAGTTATGAAGACACAGCCGCAGTTGGAAACTGAACTTGCTCAACTTAACCGAGATTATGAACTAGACAAGAAAAACTATGAACAGCTAGTTACTCGGAGAGACTCAGCCGAACTTACCGGGGATCTTGACTCGGCTGGTTCGATGGCAGATTTCCGCCTAATTGACCCTCCTCGAGCGTCGTCCACTCCAGTTGCACCCAATCGATTGCTTCTTTTCCCTCTCGGTCTGGTTTTCGCTATTGTTGCAGGTCTTTTTGTCGCCTTCGCAGCAAGCCAGATTCGCCCTGTTTTCTTTGATAGCAAAACCCTACGCGACACGACTGACTTACCTGTCCTTGGTGTGGTATCCCTAATTCCAAATGAAACTCGTCGAATTAAAGAACGCACTAGCCTACGTCGCTTTTTGCTAGCCACAGCCGGTTTAGTACTGTCTTATGCAATCGGTTTAGGACTTCTTACATACTTGGCCCAACGTGCCACCTGA